In one window of Frigoriglobus tundricola DNA:
- a CDS encoding pyridoxal phosphate-dependent aminotransferase, with the protein MIASGPALSSFASGLTTETAFDVLAVARKLQAGGKDVIALQIGDSPFPTTANAIKAAHAAIDAGLTRYCPSAGLPEFRETIAKTVRAEFGIPATADNVVVGPGAKVFETYFCEAFLEPGDAVLVFQPAFPTFEPNILRRGAKPVYVPLKQENKFRPDVAAIEKFVKSEPRARAIFLNFPHNPTGGVATRDDLKAIANIVRGTNIAVFSDEPYCHMIWDVTEPREAPLTGSVGSRTEPREAPLTGSVGSSQHASILAEPGMLEQCVGAYTFSKSYSMSGWRCGYMITSAPVAQIVSKMINTSLSCVPPIVQMAGKAALEHDAVERDTVMKKFHKKVELLVSELRKVPDVTVLMPEGTFYVFPRVSPICERLGITSHGLAMYLLEGADDKRGVACLGGECFGAAGQGFLRFSCAEPDERLVEAVAFFADAVNRSDRVKAYLDTHPKYRLK; encoded by the coding sequence ATTGCCTCCGGTCCTGCGCTTTCCTCGTTCGCCAGCGGGTTGACCACCGAAACTGCGTTCGACGTTCTCGCGGTCGCTCGCAAGCTCCAGGCCGGCGGAAAGGACGTCATCGCCCTTCAGATCGGTGATTCGCCGTTCCCCACCACCGCCAACGCAATCAAAGCGGCGCACGCCGCAATCGACGCCGGTCTCACGCGGTACTGCCCGTCGGCGGGGTTACCGGAGTTCCGCGAGACGATCGCGAAGACCGTGAGGGCCGAGTTCGGCATTCCGGCGACGGCCGACAACGTGGTCGTCGGCCCGGGTGCGAAAGTGTTCGAGACGTACTTCTGCGAAGCGTTCCTCGAGCCCGGCGACGCGGTGCTGGTCTTCCAGCCGGCGTTCCCGACCTTTGAGCCGAACATCCTCCGCCGCGGCGCGAAGCCGGTTTACGTGCCGCTCAAGCAGGAGAACAAGTTTCGTCCCGATGTGGCGGCGATTGAGAAGTTTGTGAAATCGGAGCCGCGTGCACGGGCCATCTTCCTCAATTTCCCCCACAACCCGACTGGCGGGGTCGCCACCCGCGATGACCTGAAGGCCATCGCGAACATTGTCCGCGGCACGAACATCGCGGTGTTCAGCGACGAACCCTACTGCCACATGATTTGGGACGTGACCGAACCGCGAGAAGCTCCGCTGACAGGCTCGGTCGGGAGCAGGACCGAGCCGCGAGAAGCTCCGCTGACAGGCTCGGTCGGGAGCAGTCAGCACGCCAGCATCCTCGCGGAGCCCGGGATGCTGGAGCAGTGCGTCGGCGCGTACACGTTCTCGAAGAGTTACAGCATGAGCGGCTGGCGGTGCGGGTACATGATCACCTCGGCACCCGTTGCTCAGATCGTCTCGAAGATGATCAACACCTCGCTCTCCTGCGTGCCCCCGATCGTTCAAATGGCCGGCAAGGCTGCTCTCGAACACGACGCGGTCGAACGCGACACCGTCATGAAGAAGTTCCACAAGAAGGTGGAGCTTCTAGTGTCCGAGCTTCGCAAGGTGCCCGACGTGACCGTGCTGATGCCGGAGGGCACCTTCTATGTGTTCCCCCGGGTCAGTCCCATCTGCGAGCGCCTGGGGATCACATCACACGGACTGGCGATGTACCTGCTCGAAGGGGCGGACGACAAGCGCGGGGTCGCGTGCCTGGGCGGCGAGTGCTTCGGTGCGGCCGGTCAAGGCTTCCTCCGCTTCAGTTGTGCCGAACCGGACGAGCGACTCGTGGAAGCGGTCGCGTTCTTTGCTGATGCCGTCAACCGGTCGGACCGCGTGAAAGCGTACCTCGACACTCATCCGAAGTACCGGTTAAAGTGA
- a CDS encoding Uma2 family endonuclease: protein MSSERTAASEIVYPDSDGKPKADNTLQWDWMVKIVGELREVFAGQDVFVAGDLLWYPVKGDPKTVTAPDAMVAIGRPAGYRGSYKQWEEAGIAPQVVFEILSPSNSREEMAEKLKFYDRYGVEEYYVLNPRKHTANGWVRIDGQFQFVSPIGGYISPRLGIRFEENGDLRLFTPDGREFRTREERVEEIQEELRKTALAFEDERTRALEALRQLSEERLRAEQERTRAEQERTRAEQERAAKDALAARLRELGINPDTILKPAG from the coding sequence ATGAGTAGCGAGCGCACCGCGGCAAGCGAAATCGTGTACCCGGACAGCGACGGAAAGCCGAAGGCCGACAACACGCTCCAGTGGGACTGGATGGTGAAAATCGTCGGGGAGTTGCGGGAGGTGTTCGCCGGCCAGGACGTATTCGTGGCCGGCGATCTGCTCTGGTACCCCGTGAAAGGCGATCCGAAGACGGTCACCGCCCCGGACGCGATGGTCGCGATCGGACGCCCGGCCGGCTATCGGGGAAGTTACAAGCAATGGGAGGAAGCGGGGATCGCCCCGCAGGTCGTGTTCGAGATCCTCTCGCCGAGTAACTCGCGCGAGGAGATGGCAGAGAAGCTCAAATTCTACGACCGCTACGGGGTTGAAGAATACTACGTCCTGAACCCGCGCAAACACACGGCGAACGGGTGGGTCCGCATCGACGGTCAGTTCCAGTTCGTCAGCCCGATCGGCGGGTACATCAGCCCGCGGTTGGGAATTCGCTTCGAGGAGAACGGCGACCTGCGGCTGTTCACACCGGACGGACGTGAGTTTCGGACCCGTGAAGAGCGTGTGGAAGAAATCCAGGAGGAACTGCGGAAAACAGCTTTGGCGTTTGAGGACGAACGAACGCGAGCCCTCGAAGCCCTCCGGCAGCTTTCGGAAGAGCGCCTGCGTGCCGAGCAGGAGCGGACCCGAGCGGAGCAGGAGCGGACCCGAGCGGAGCAGGAGCGAGCGGCGAAGGACGCACTGGCTGCCCGGTTGCGCGAATTGGGCATCAATCCTGACACCATTTTGAAGCCGGCCGGGTGA
- a CDS encoding DedA family protein yields MTTDALYWYLSIFGWLLLTGIGIPPAPEEAGILYAAGVHAVHEDVWWPFAWGACGLGIIAADSFLYGVGRRWGPKLFEYRWVQKVLSTERRRQLEGRFEQHGMKLLLLARFLPPLRTGVFMIAGASRYSFLKFLLADVIYAVVGVGALFFCGTWILALVHRFKSPTAFIIAVLVIGIGLYAYYRSLKKREPKNTPQPPVSVLQGPAGVIVPGEAVTNPIAAPVAQADVKVALEGK; encoded by the coding sequence ATGACGACCGACGCTTTGTACTGGTACTTGTCGATTTTCGGGTGGCTGCTCCTCACGGGAATCGGCATCCCGCCCGCACCCGAGGAAGCCGGTATCCTCTATGCCGCCGGTGTCCACGCCGTCCACGAGGACGTGTGGTGGCCGTTCGCCTGGGGGGCTTGTGGCCTCGGTATCATCGCTGCGGACTCGTTTCTTTACGGGGTGGGTCGGAGGTGGGGGCCGAAGCTCTTTGAGTACCGGTGGGTACAGAAGGTGCTCAGCACCGAACGGCGGCGCCAGCTTGAAGGGAGATTCGAACAGCACGGTATGAAGCTGCTGCTCCTCGCGCGTTTCCTTCCTCCGCTGCGAACGGGCGTGTTCATGATTGCTGGGGCGTCGCGCTACTCATTTCTCAAATTCCTTCTGGCCGATGTGATTTATGCTGTCGTTGGGGTGGGAGCACTTTTCTTCTGTGGGACGTGGATTCTCGCACTCGTTCACCGCTTCAAAAGCCCAACAGCATTCATCATCGCAGTTCTCGTGATCGGAATCGGCCTGTACGCGTATTACCGGTCGCTGAAAAAGCGAGAGCCCAAGAACACGCCACAACCCCCGGTTTCGGTACTGCAAGGTCCGGCCGGAGTGATTGTGCCGGGCGAAGCCGTCACGAACCCGATCGCGGCACCCGTCGCTCAGGCTGATGTGAAGGTAGCGCTGGAGGGAAAGTGA
- the polX gene encoding DNA polymerase/3'-5' exonuclease PolX, whose translation MTKDDVADALNEIGTLLELKGENAFRTNAYHNAARLLQSLPGDLNQMVAEGKLEEVRGIGDALAEKITTLVTTGKLPYLEELRASVPEGLVQMLRLPGLGPKKVKALHTNLQIDTIEKLKAACEAGEVAKQKGFGAKTQQKILDGLAFIDKVGHRVRIDLALPLGLALLEQVRAFPGVIRSELCGSLRRRKETTGDIDILVSSASPQPIMDAFVKITEVVQVIAQGPTKSSVLAAMHVRGEKATLQADLRVVTDDQFPFALHYFTGSKEHNIRMRQRAIDRGLTLNEYALANETRSVPCKDEADIFAALGLPYIEPELREDTGEIEAGEQKTLPALVKDSDIRGVFHNHTTASDGTASLEQMALATKALGLEYFGVGDHSQSLTIARGLPPGAVRKQWAEIDRVNAKLSGVRIIKGSEVDILEDGSLDYDDELLAGFDYVVASVHSLFAMPEAEMTARVCKALAHPAVTMLGHATGRLLLKREGYKINLEEVLKAAAKHGKMIEINAQPSRLDLDWRYVKRAKAMGIPIVINPDAHSPGELGLYTFGVQVARRGWLTKDDVFNTRSLPDVMKELNRRKQKTPA comes from the coding sequence ATGACGAAGGACGACGTTGCCGACGCACTCAACGAGATCGGCACCCTGCTCGAGCTGAAGGGCGAGAACGCGTTCCGAACCAACGCCTACCACAACGCGGCGCGGCTCCTTCAGTCGCTCCCCGGCGACCTCAACCAGATGGTGGCCGAGGGCAAGCTCGAAGAGGTTCGCGGCATCGGGGACGCGCTCGCCGAGAAGATCACCACCCTCGTCACCACCGGAAAACTCCCCTACCTCGAAGAGCTGCGCGCCTCCGTTCCGGAAGGGCTCGTCCAGATGCTCCGGCTCCCCGGTCTGGGGCCGAAGAAGGTGAAGGCGCTCCACACGAACCTTCAGATCGACACCATCGAGAAGCTGAAAGCCGCGTGCGAAGCGGGCGAGGTGGCCAAGCAGAAAGGCTTCGGCGCCAAGACTCAGCAGAAGATCCTCGACGGCCTGGCGTTCATCGACAAGGTCGGCCACCGCGTCCGGATCGACCTCGCGCTGCCGCTCGGCCTCGCCCTGCTCGAACAGGTCCGGGCGTTCCCCGGCGTGATCCGCTCCGAACTCTGCGGCAGCCTGCGCCGCCGCAAAGAGACCACGGGCGACATCGACATTCTTGTAAGCAGCGCGAGCCCGCAGCCGATCATGGACGCGTTCGTGAAGATCACCGAAGTGGTCCAGGTGATCGCCCAGGGGCCGACGAAGTCGAGCGTCCTGGCCGCGATGCACGTCCGCGGCGAGAAGGCGACCCTCCAGGCCGACCTCCGCGTCGTGACCGACGACCAGTTCCCGTTCGCCCTGCACTACTTCACGGGCAGCAAGGAGCACAACATCCGCATGCGGCAGCGCGCCATCGATCGCGGCCTGACGCTGAACGAGTACGCGCTCGCGAACGAGACCCGGTCCGTTCCGTGCAAGGACGAAGCCGACATCTTCGCGGCGCTGGGCCTACCCTACATCGAACCGGAACTCCGCGAGGACACCGGTGAAATCGAGGCCGGCGAGCAGAAGACGCTTCCGGCCCTGGTCAAAGACTCCGATATTCGCGGCGTCTTCCACAACCACACGACGGCCAGCGACGGTACCGCGTCGCTCGAACAAATGGCGCTCGCGACGAAGGCGCTGGGGTTGGAGTACTTCGGGGTCGGCGATCACTCGCAGTCGCTCACCATCGCCCGCGGCCTGCCACCCGGCGCGGTGCGCAAGCAGTGGGCCGAGATCGATCGCGTGAACGCCAAGCTCTCGGGGGTTCGCATTATCAAGGGCAGTGAGGTGGACATCCTCGAGGACGGGTCGCTCGACTACGACGACGAGTTACTCGCGGGTTTCGATTACGTGGTGGCGAGCGTTCACTCGCTGTTCGCCATGCCCGAGGCCGAGATGACGGCGCGCGTGTGCAAAGCGCTCGCGCACCCGGCCGTCACCATGCTCGGCCACGCCACCGGCCGGCTGCTCCTCAAGCGCGAAGGGTACAAAATCAATCTGGAGGAGGTCCTGAAGGCGGCCGCGAAACACGGCAAGATGATCGAGATCAACGCTCAGCCGTCCCGCCTCGATCTCGACTGGCGGTACGTGAAGCGGGCGAAGGCGATGGGCATTCCCATTGTCATCAACCCGGACGCCCACAGCCCGGGGGAACTCGGACTCTACACGTTCGGCGTTCAGGTCGCTCGACGGGGGTGGCTGACGAAGGACGACGTTTTCAACACGCGCTCGCTCCCGGATGTGATGAAGGAGCTGAACCGGCGGAAGCAGAAGACGCCCGCGTAA
- a CDS encoding DUF1559 family PulG-like putative transporter, which translates to MDRLRRHSLTMCRSAISRIELGLVVLILALLAGLSLTLVVKVRATAAQTACQNNLKQIALGVLNFHDANNQLPPLTNQGSASHSTDIRSVFATLGPYLECSASTYRPGESVSSYHAPSSVPFTLQNKDGSEYTRFGGDANQVWSAFIDPADTTADGLRDIPVTVPDGTVGYYATVSYAANGLLPWGTLGRTRKLEDWPSGAILFTERPQVCRPEAGDAVFNLWGVGFYSPQMPAFALLTPTEPAGLWSTDKAVPERLLPPIRADHSGEMLVRIGRMEATPQPADFPTPVQLIRSGKSCDPRLPGSPHRGGMQAVTLDWSVRVFAPDTEPWVFWAACTLTREAN; encoded by the coding sequence ATGGACCGGTTGCGGCGCCACAGTTTGACAATGTGCCGCTCTGCCATTTCGCGGATCGAGCTCGGCCTCGTGGTGCTCATCCTGGCTTTGCTCGCCGGCTTGTCTCTTACCTTGGTTGTGAAGGTGCGGGCTACAGCGGCTCAGACGGCGTGCCAAAACAACCTGAAACAGATTGCTCTTGGTGTCCTCAACTTCCACGATGCCAACAACCAGCTACCACCGCTTACGAACCAGGGTAGCGCTTCCCATTCGACCGACATCCGATCTGTCTTCGCGACCCTCGGCCCGTATCTCGAATGCTCGGCCTCGACGTACCGTCCGGGTGAGTCGGTTTCGAGCTACCACGCCCCGTCTTCAGTCCCGTTTACCCTTCAAAACAAGGACGGCTCCGAATACACACGATTTGGCGGCGACGCCAATCAGGTTTGGAGTGCGTTCATAGACCCAGCGGATACTACCGCCGACGGCCTCCGCGACATCCCGGTCACTGTTCCGGATGGCACGGTTGGGTATTACGCCACCGTGAGCTATGCTGCCAATGGACTTCTTCCCTGGGGAACCCTCGGTCGGACCAGGAAACTCGAGGACTGGCCATCTGGTGCGATCCTCTTCACTGAGCGCCCGCAGGTCTGCCGGCCGGAGGCGGGAGATGCCGTTTTCAATTTGTGGGGGGTCGGATTCTACAGCCCTCAGATGCCGGCGTTTGCCCTTTTGACACCGACCGAGCCTGCCGGTCTGTGGTCCACTGACAAAGCCGTTCCTGAGCGACTGCTGCCACCAATACGTGCCGACCACAGCGGAGAAATGCTGGTGCGAATCGGGCGGATGGAAGCGACACCTCAACCGGCCGATTTTCCGACACCGGTGCAGTTGATACGCAGTGGTAAATCCTGCGACCCGCGTCTCCCTGGCTCGCCACATCGCGGAGGGATGCAGGCTGTGACTCTCGACTGGAGCGTGCGGGTATTCGCACCGGATACCGAACCGTGGGTTTTCTGGGCGGCCTGCACGCTGACGAGAGAGGCCAACTGA
- a CDS encoding PseG/SpsG family protein has product MDATRGPILFRCDGTTEHGWEPFYQCLSLAAALQRRRRGTHFLSYLDPLSLATVINRGNNDWVPAERRVGDAGDLDATIAQVRKMNAAAVVVAGTGYDADYLRELRKTGALVMVFDSTADMKFPADLVVNPTLYPTRKAYRVEPGCQLLLGHRYALCRGMFRRQRTIRAMEPPAPFRALVAMGDDDLGGETLTRTQQLLDMPKVAKVTVAARTHHPKYDEILELADASAGKVEVVTEPKELMTRLVRVHFALTAGDGWSPELCVVGVPQLVLSQTKRHAGNGKKLDEDGVATYLGNAPDVTFDQLKEAVDLLLDDPMERKGMTRCARNTFDGRGPDRIVNGLEIMLHGPSRQRAASAAPLKAAA; this is encoded by the coding sequence ATGGACGCGACTCGTGGCCCGATTCTGTTTCGCTGCGACGGGACGACCGAACACGGCTGGGAGCCGTTTTACCAGTGCCTCTCACTCGCTGCCGCCCTTCAGCGCCGGCGCCGCGGGACCCACTTCCTCAGCTATCTCGATCCGCTCTCACTCGCGACCGTCATCAACCGCGGCAACAACGACTGGGTTCCGGCCGAGCGCCGGGTGGGCGACGCGGGCGACCTGGACGCCACGATCGCCCAGGTGCGGAAGATGAACGCCGCGGCCGTCGTGGTCGCGGGCACCGGGTACGATGCGGACTACCTCCGCGAACTGCGGAAGACCGGCGCGCTCGTGATGGTGTTCGACTCCACCGCCGACATGAAGTTCCCGGCCGATCTGGTGGTCAACCCGACGCTGTACCCGACGCGGAAGGCCTACCGAGTCGAACCGGGGTGTCAGCTCCTGCTCGGACACCGCTACGCGCTCTGCCGCGGGATGTTCCGCCGGCAGCGAACGATTCGGGCGATGGAGCCGCCGGCACCGTTCCGCGCGCTCGTTGCGATGGGCGACGACGACCTCGGCGGCGAGACCCTCACCCGCACCCAGCAGCTCCTCGACATGCCGAAGGTGGCGAAGGTCACCGTTGCCGCCCGGACGCATCATCCGAAGTACGACGAGATCCTCGAACTGGCCGATGCCAGCGCCGGGAAGGTGGAGGTGGTGACCGAGCCGAAGGAGCTGATGACGCGACTGGTCCGGGTCCACTTCGCGCTCACCGCGGGTGACGGCTGGTCGCCGGAACTGTGCGTGGTCGGGGTGCCGCAACTGGTCCTGAGCCAGACGAAGCGGCACGCGGGGAACGGCAAGAAGCTCGACGAGGACGGCGTCGCCACGTACCTCGGCAACGCGCCCGACGTGACCTTCGACCAGTTGAAGGAGGCGGTGGACCTGCTCCTCGACGACCCGATGGAGCGGAAGGGAATGACCCGCTGTGCCCGGAACACGTTCGACGGGCGCGGCCCGGACCGCATCGTGAACGGTTTGGAGATCATGCTCCACGGCCCGTCCCGCCAGCGTGCGGCCAGCGCGGCTCCACTGAAGGCGGCGGCTTGA
- a CDS encoding ParB/RepB/Spo0J family partition protein — MEATAKPRMARGLNALLGDVSMPADSGTSRIPIEKIDRNPYQPRKQFDADELAALTASVRTHGVLQPVVVRKVGDGYQLIAGERRLRAAKEAGLSDVPVHLVAFDDQQVFEAALVENIQRTDLNPIEKAQGFRDYMERYKITQDQLGARLGLDRTSVSNFLGLLNLHEEVQTAVRNGQLTMGHAKVLKGVPDHAQQLAFAKEAMLKNCSVHALEMLVKQHKLAAASAEPASEPAARPEPVEKTAHVKGLEDDLRQRLAVKIEIKVKAKDKGQIVIGFDSNDDFERIIQALQK; from the coding sequence ATGGAAGCGACCGCCAAGCCCCGGATGGCCCGTGGGCTGAACGCCCTCCTCGGTGACGTCTCGATGCCCGCCGACTCGGGCACGAGTCGGATCCCGATCGAGAAAATCGACCGCAACCCGTACCAGCCACGCAAGCAGTTCGACGCCGACGAACTCGCGGCACTCACCGCCAGCGTGAGGACGCACGGCGTGCTGCAACCGGTGGTGGTCCGCAAGGTGGGCGACGGGTACCAGCTCATCGCCGGCGAGCGCCGGCTCCGCGCCGCCAAGGAGGCCGGCCTCAGCGATGTGCCGGTCCACCTGGTCGCCTTCGACGACCAGCAGGTGTTCGAGGCGGCCCTCGTTGAGAACATCCAGCGCACCGACCTGAACCCCATCGAAAAGGCTCAGGGGTTCCGGGACTACATGGAGCGCTACAAGATCACGCAGGACCAGCTCGGCGCGCGGCTGGGTCTTGACCGCACGAGCGTGAGCAACTTTCTGGGTCTGCTGAACCTGCACGAAGAGGTGCAGACCGCCGTCCGCAACGGTCAGCTCACGATGGGGCACGCGAAGGTACTGAAGGGTGTCCCCGATCACGCCCAGCAACTCGCCTTCGCCAAAGAGGCGATGCTGAAGAACTGTTCCGTTCACGCGCTCGAGATGCTCGTCAAGCAGCACAAGCTCGCGGCGGCTAGTGCGGAGCCCGCCAGCGAGCCGGCCGCGCGTCCCGAGCCGGTCGAAAAGACGGCTCACGTTAAGGGACTCGAAGACGACCTGCGACAGCGGCTCGCGGTCAAGATCGAGATCAAAGTGAAGGCGAAGGACAAGGGCCAAATCGTGATCGGGTTCGACTCAAACGACGACTTCGAGCGGATCATTCAAGCGCTTCAGAAATGA